From Paenibacillus sp. GP183, one genomic window encodes:
- a CDS encoding ogr/Delta-like zinc finger family protein produces MLEKNRLGAAPRVYFRPEFKKCPHCESKLRRTHTAWEKKIVTTNGIIHAWSMAYACKNLDCTHTGVAYKSAEAEMLSMKHSSYGYDVLALVGELRFKQHRTVKEVADALNERGIPTSERHAQNLYERYQTLLSASLDDHVNKVLAETTEQNGGVILSMDGVQPEKGNETLYVLREVFSGTVLAAQNMKSGTAEELKTLIEPIMELGYPIVGIVSDGQKSIRLAFETLLPDVPYQYCQYHYLKDIAKPIVEADRKLKMELKKSMRGIRDIERKIEQAEIQASETGKTEQPDSETAEITEAQIAKGYVAAVRALLLEDGDPPLELPGLMIYERAQAIQASLQRCLSKKRA; encoded by the coding sequence ATGCTTGAGAAAAATAGATTGGGTGCTGCGCCCAGAGTTTACTTCAGACCTGAGTTTAAAAAATGTCCGCACTGTGAGTCAAAATTGCGGAGAACCCATACAGCATGGGAGAAAAAGATTGTCACAACAAACGGAATCATCCATGCATGGAGTATGGCTTATGCTTGCAAAAATCTAGATTGTACACATACAGGAGTTGCGTATAAATCTGCTGAAGCTGAGATGCTTAGCATGAAGCATTCCTCATATGGATATGATGTGCTTGCTCTCGTTGGAGAACTGCGCTTTAAGCAGCATCGAACAGTTAAAGAAGTTGCTGATGCGTTGAATGAACGAGGTATTCCAACGAGTGAAAGGCATGCTCAAAATTTGTACGAACGCTATCAGACGTTGCTTTCTGCGAGTTTGGATGATCATGTAAACAAAGTACTTGCAGAGACTACCGAACAAAATGGCGGCGTCATCTTATCGATGGATGGCGTTCAGCCTGAGAAAGGGAATGAAACTCTATATGTCCTACGCGAAGTATTCAGCGGCACGGTACTCGCTGCACAAAACATGAAGAGCGGAACGGCAGAAGAGCTGAAGACGCTCATTGAACCCATCATGGAGTTGGGCTATCCAATTGTAGGTATTGTAAGTGACGGGCAAAAATCCATTCGGCTGGCATTTGAGACCTTGTTACCGGATGTGCCTTACCAATACTGTCAGTACCATTATCTGAAGGACATAGCCAAACCCATTGTCGAAGCCGATCGTAAATTAAAAATGGAACTCAAAAAAAGCATGCGCGGGATTCGGGACATCGAACGAAAAATAGAACAGGCTGAGATCCAAGCATCCGAGACGGGGAAAACGGAACAGCCAGATTCGGAAACTGCTGAAATTACCGAAGCGCAGATTGCCAAGGGATATGTGGCAGCTGTCCGAGCCTTGCTCCTAGAAGACGGAGATCCACCATTGGAGCT
- a CDS encoding glucosaminidase domain-containing protein, giving the protein MRNKLKNQIFAFILCVTVLCTMGFGIDNRINNHPENVSKPSVEIDSKEQAADYNKLSIIQPDTDTVVPLNSSAPESHPVQMTEEQRSTTDLTNTTVPEAKYEVTAYYLNVRENADVTSNILHEVTKGSILEVLEATSNGWLKLKIGGYVNANYAKLYNGDVKQSAPVNQLSVEQTTVKNAVGQASQPASNIKTAGPSKPTSSVKSESGLTVEHIAKIFEGTDLEGQDLERAILENEQEYGINAFFTIAVMKLESGHGKSQLAKTKNNLFGLNAVDSDAYNQALSFKTKEEGIRKFGNIISEFYIDKGLTSVDKVAGKYCAANSNWPALVKNIMNSDYKKLL; this is encoded by the coding sequence ATGCGTAATAAACTTAAAAATCAAATATTTGCTTTTATACTATGCGTGACGGTCCTATGTACGATGGGCTTTGGTATCGACAATCGGATAAACAATCATCCTGAGAACGTTTCTAAACCATCCGTGGAAATCGACTCGAAAGAACAAGCTGCAGATTACAATAAGCTGTCTATCATACAACCCGATACTGATACTGTTGTCCCTTTAAATAGCAGCGCACCGGAATCACACCCTGTACAAATGACCGAGGAGCAGCGCAGTACAACAGATCTGACAAATACAACGGTACCAGAAGCAAAATATGAGGTTACAGCTTACTATCTCAATGTACGTGAGAATGCGGATGTGACATCGAATATACTTCATGAAGTTACGAAAGGCAGTATTCTTGAAGTCCTTGAAGCAACCAGCAATGGGTGGCTCAAGCTGAAGATCGGAGGCTATGTCAATGCTAACTACGCTAAATTGTACAACGGAGACGTTAAACAATCTGCACCTGTAAACCAATTGTCGGTTGAACAGACCACAGTTAAAAACGCTGTTGGACAAGCATCCCAGCCCGCATCCAATATCAAAACAGCCGGACCCAGTAAACCAACGTCTTCGGTTAAATCGGAATCCGGTCTAACCGTAGAGCATATTGCAAAAATCTTTGAAGGAACTGACCTGGAAGGTCAAGATCTGGAGAGAGCGATATTGGAAAATGAGCAGGAGTACGGTATAAACGCATTCTTCACCATCGCTGTAATGAAACTGGAAAGCGGCCATGGAAAGAGCCAATTAGCCAAAACCAAAAACAATTTGTTCGGGCTGAACGCAGTTGATAGCGATGCTTACAATCAGGCCCTTAGTTTCAAAACGAAGGAGGAAGGTATCCGCAAATTCGGGAATATCATTTCCGAATTCTATATCGACAAGGGATTAACAAGCGTAGATAAGGTAGCCGGCAAATACTGTGCTGCAAATTCCAATTGGCCGGCTTTAGTTAAAAATATCATGAATAGCGATTATAAAAAGTTATTATAA
- a CDS encoding ParA family protein, with product MGAIISIGNQKGGVGKTTTTAITGYLLSKKYKVLCVDFDSQGNLTQFLTQRDIHDYSKMTILEACKNRNPTPYIRKLTYNLHLIPADEMLATLPMLFHQNPSKGSTVLRDTLQKVKARYDYILIDLPPNLGEHTINGLVASDYAIVMLQCEPMCYDALDRYIATMFHIKEVKELDLVLCGILPTMIDSRTIIDKTIIDRVRREYEGVVFRTEIKRRNRIKEFSITGIQEYSNTDTSALSNYRNFVEELEQRVQA from the coding sequence ATGGGAGCTATCATTTCAATCGGTAATCAAAAAGGCGGTGTTGGCAAAACGACAACCACGGCAATTACGGGGTATCTTCTCTCTAAGAAGTACAAGGTTCTCTGTGTGGACTTCGATAGCCAAGGCAATTTGACACAGTTTCTTACTCAACGAGATATACACGATTACTCCAAAATGACCATTTTAGAGGCATGTAAAAACAGGAATCCCACCCCCTACATCCGCAAGTTAACCTACAATCTTCACTTGATACCGGCTGATGAAATGCTTGCAACTCTGCCCATGCTTTTCCATCAAAATCCTTCAAAGGGTTCGACCGTTTTGAGAGATACACTACAAAAAGTAAAGGCCAGATACGACTACATACTTATTGATTTACCTCCAAATCTCGGAGAGCACACTATTAATGGTTTAGTGGCTTCAGACTATGCAATCGTCATGCTACAATGCGAACCAATGTGTTATGACGCGCTGGACAGATACATCGCAACAATGTTTCACATCAAAGAGGTTAAAGAGCTGGACCTTGTTTTATGCGGTATATTGCCAACAATGATCGATTCTAGAACAATCATTGATAAAACTATCATTGATAGGGTAAGGAGAGAATACGAGGGAGTTGTTTTTCGAACGGAAATAAAGCGAAGAAATAGAATCAAGGAGTTTTCTATTACAGGAATACAGGAATACAGTAATACGGATACATCGGCACTAAGCAATTATAGAAATTTTGTCGAGGAGCTGGAGCAGCGTGTCCAAGCGTGA
- a CDS encoding NAD(P)H-dependent oxidoreductase: METVVNQMEHQSHVVLGISGSLRKQSSNTWLLSSIGGMMPTGMEFRIYQGLASLPHFSPDLDGDESQSHDSVREWREELRSADAIVICTPEYARGVPGSLKNALDWVVSSGEFMNMPTAVISASPHPDGGATALQSLILTLKMMNAAIPDEASLAVPFVSKMFGPNGSVTDTNILSSLLNLVRALSLAIPE, encoded by the coding sequence ATGGAAACGGTGGTGAACCAAATGGAGCATCAAAGTCATGTAGTGTTAGGCATATCCGGAAGTCTGCGCAAGCAATCGTCTAATACTTGGTTACTCTCGTCCATCGGAGGAATGATGCCCACCGGCATGGAGTTTCGTATATATCAAGGGCTTGCGTCTTTACCTCATTTCAGTCCAGACTTAGACGGTGACGAATCTCAATCGCATGACTCGGTGCGCGAATGGCGGGAGGAGCTGCGATCGGCGGATGCGATCGTGATCTGTACACCGGAATATGCTCGAGGAGTGCCAGGTTCGCTCAAAAATGCGCTGGATTGGGTCGTTTCTTCGGGTGAGTTCATGAACATGCCGACGGCCGTCATAAGCGCTTCTCCACATCCGGATGGTGGCGCAACAGCACTGCAATCGCTGATACTGACTCTAAAAATGATGAACGCGGCTATACCGGACGAAGCATCGCTTGCCGTTCCTTTCGTCAGTAAGATGTTCGGGCCGAATGGTAGCGTGACGGACACTAATATCTTGTCCTCACTGCTCAATTTGGTTAGGGCGCTGTCGCTTGCCATTCCGGAGTAA
- a CDS encoding SDR family oxidoreductase: protein MGKRLNSKVVVVTGATKGIGKGIALMCAEEGAAVVVNGRNEQDGLAVVRQIEESCGTEAMFVQGDISSEAACRQLIDAAVTRFGRIDGLVNNAGIFPRGSMINTTEALYDSIFAVNMKGAFFCSMYAIQAMQKNEGGSIVQIGSTNGYKGGKDLAAYSCSKGAMLTLNRHIAAHYGSDRIRSNWVTVGWVASEGEIELYQNMGISESELRKRGETYIPSGRMQTPEDIAYGTVFLLSDESTQVTGTELHINGGIGL from the coding sequence ATGGGAAAACGGCTGAACAGCAAAGTGGTGGTCGTCACGGGAGCAACGAAGGGAATCGGCAAAGGGATTGCGTTAATGTGCGCAGAGGAGGGCGCAGCGGTCGTCGTAAATGGCAGGAATGAGCAGGACGGATTGGCCGTTGTCCGCCAAATTGAGGAAAGCTGCGGCACCGAGGCGATGTTCGTCCAAGGGGATATTAGCTCGGAGGCTGCCTGCCGGCAGCTGATTGACGCCGCAGTCACGCGCTTTGGAAGGATCGACGGTCTTGTCAATAACGCCGGCATTTTTCCAAGAGGATCGATGATCAACACGACGGAGGCGTTGTATGATTCCATATTCGCCGTCAATATGAAGGGCGCGTTCTTCTGCTCCATGTACGCCATTCAGGCGATGCAGAAGAATGAAGGCGGTTCCATCGTGCAGATCGGGTCCACGAACGGCTACAAGGGCGGGAAGGATTTGGCCGCCTATTCCTGCTCCAAAGGCGCCATGCTCACCTTGAATCGGCATATCGCCGCACACTACGGAAGCGACCGGATTCGTTCCAATTGGGTTACCGTCGGCTGGGTGGCTTCCGAAGGGGAGATCGAGTTGTATCAAAATATGGGCATAAGCGAATCCGAGCTCCGCAAGCGAGGCGAAACGTATATCCCATCCGGCCGCATGCAGACGCCTGAAGATATTGCGTACGGTACGGTTTTCCTCTTATCCGACGAATCTACCCAGGTTACCGGCACCGAGCTGCATATTAACGGGGGAATCGGCTTGTAA
- a CDS encoding ThuA domain-containing protein: MQSKRKALLLGDNVHAQYHPLQAVERELMELLEDRFDIDSTEDYEIMSGNGLAPYNLCIGYTDRWGTPAASSQVGGLLGYVAGGGGLLVLHNGISLQARYELSQLIGAKFTGHPPYGPLAFHKTDVDHEIVQGIEDFTMEEEPYQFETDPFTKTTVLLEYLHEGTRRPAAWAHEFGLGRVAYLMPGHHIHSLKHPMYRKLIVQCSLWASSGGRG; the protein is encoded by the coding sequence ATGCAGTCTAAACGAAAGGCTTTACTGCTGGGCGACAACGTTCATGCGCAGTATCATCCACTCCAAGCCGTCGAACGGGAGCTGATGGAGCTTCTGGAAGACAGATTTGACATCGACAGTACCGAAGATTACGAGATCATGAGCGGAAACGGATTGGCACCATACAATTTATGCATCGGATATACCGACAGATGGGGGACGCCAGCTGCTTCATCGCAGGTTGGCGGTTTGCTTGGTTATGTCGCCGGAGGCGGCGGCTTACTCGTTCTTCATAACGGGATATCGCTGCAAGCTCGGTATGAACTAAGCCAGTTAATCGGGGCCAAATTCACCGGACATCCGCCGTACGGACCGCTCGCCTTTCATAAAACGGACGTCGATCATGAAATTGTTCAAGGTATAGAGGACTTTACTATGGAAGAGGAGCCGTACCAGTTCGAGACGGACCCTTTCACTAAAACGACCGTGCTGCTCGAGTATTTGCATGAGGGGACGAGAAGACCCGCCGCCTGGGCGCATGAATTTGGCTTGGGACGTGTAGCGTATTTGATGCCGGGTCATCATATACATTCGTTGAAGCACCCGATGTACCGCAAGCTGATTGTGCAATGCAGTCTTTGGGCGAGTTCAGGAGGAAGGGGATAA
- a CDS encoding SDR family oxidoreductase — MSNSYACVTGADRGLGYTLTAQLLRRHFTVFAGRYMNDWDQLDGLAAQYPKQLIPLELDVSSDDSVNRFGASIAERTDRLEIVINNAGVAGDLEQSIYNRMNMANMLSMFNVNTLGPLRITAAFAPLLLRGESKLLVNISSEAGQINQTWREGWYGYCMSKAALNIQSNIVHNELKSKGGRVLVIHPGWMRTYMSGKLSEEGNLSAEEAAAHIVETMFRYRDAKEIPAHPAFLDYKGDEMRW; from the coding sequence ATGTCGAATTCATACGCATGCGTAACCGGAGCGGACAGGGGTTTGGGCTACACCTTGACGGCGCAGCTGCTCCGGAGACATTTTACCGTATTTGCGGGAAGGTACATGAACGATTGGGATCAATTGGACGGCCTAGCGGCACAGTATCCGAAGCAATTGATTCCGCTTGAACTGGACGTTTCAAGCGACGACAGCGTGAATCGCTTCGGAGCCTCCATCGCCGAGCGGACCGATCGCCTCGAGATCGTCATCAATAATGCAGGCGTCGCGGGCGATTTGGAGCAAAGCATTTACAATCGGATGAATATGGCGAACATGCTATCCATGTTCAATGTAAATACGCTCGGTCCGCTTCGGATTACGGCTGCGTTTGCTCCGCTGCTGCTGCGCGGGGAGTCGAAGCTGCTCGTCAATATTTCGTCCGAAGCCGGACAAATCAACCAGACGTGGCGAGAAGGATGGTATGGTTACTGCATGTCCAAGGCGGCGCTCAACATACAGTCCAACATCGTCCATAACGAGCTGAAAAGCAAAGGAGGACGTGTTCTCGTCATCCACCCGGGCTGGATGAGGACGTACATGAGCGGAAAGTTGAGCGAAGAGGGCAACCTGTCCGCTGAGGAAGCCGCCGCTCACATTGTGGAGACGATGTTTCGCTACCGGGATGCGAAAGAGATTCCCGCGCACCCGGCGTTTCTCGATTACAAAGGAGACGAGATGCGCTGGTAG
- a CDS encoding sugar phosphate isomerase/epimerase — protein sequence MKFGLTAYGTTFDMGIHPQSGKPRIDAIEFVHRAARYGFEGVEIPLDMLAKSDIDAVRREVEQSNMFVTIAAGGYDVEALKEALLIGQHVGAVTVRTVVGGADYGGDRRHMKGKWQPFLDVLTDNFKRVTETAEAVGVNLAVENHQDLASEELLELCRTIGSDRFGITLDTANVLATAEEPIDYYNRVAANVKNIHLKDYKIYWSEEGYRLVRCAVGQGAIPFPELLRIFAESNPSITMSLEHGALVARHVRILREDYWTEYPPRTAAQLTNVMQFVHNHARSSGEWRTPFEQGESPERICDYERNELAASIAYLQALEAIYG from the coding sequence ATGAAATTCGGCTTAACGGCTTACGGTACCACCTTCGACATGGGCATTCATCCGCAAAGCGGCAAGCCCAGGATCGATGCGATCGAATTCGTGCATCGAGCGGCGCGCTACGGATTTGAAGGGGTGGAAATCCCGCTCGATATGTTGGCGAAATCCGACATCGATGCCGTCCGCAGGGAAGTGGAACAATCCAACATGTTTGTCACAATTGCGGCGGGGGGATATGATGTCGAAGCGTTGAAGGAAGCTCTTCTCATCGGGCAGCACGTCGGCGCCGTCACCGTTCGCACCGTTGTCGGCGGCGCCGATTACGGCGGCGACCGGCGACATATGAAGGGGAAATGGCAGCCGTTCCTAGATGTCTTGACGGATAATTTCAAGCGAGTGACGGAAACGGCCGAAGCGGTCGGCGTCAATCTAGCCGTCGAGAATCACCAGGATCTCGCCTCCGAAGAGCTGTTGGAGCTGTGCCGCACAATCGGTTCGGATCGGTTCGGCATTACGCTGGATACGGCCAATGTACTGGCGACGGCGGAAGAACCGATCGACTATTACAACCGGGTGGCGGCGAATGTGAAGAACATCCATCTGAAGGATTACAAAATTTACTGGAGCGAAGAGGGATACCGGCTTGTGCGCTGCGCTGTAGGGCAAGGCGCCATTCCGTTCCCCGAGCTGCTGCGCATCTTCGCGGAGAGTAATCCCAGCATCACGATGTCGCTGGAGCACGGCGCCCTTGTTGCCAGACACGTGCGCATTCTTCGGGAAGACTATTGGACCGAATACCCGCCGCGGACTGCAGCCCAGCTGACAAACGTCATGCAATTCGTTCACAATCACGCCCGTTCCTCCGGCGAGTGGCGGACCCCTTTCGAGCAAGGAGAGAGTCCAGAGCGTATTTGCGACTATGAGCGGAATGAACTGGCGGCCAGTATCGCTTACTTGCAAGCGCTTGAGGCGATTTACGGCTGA
- a CDS encoding glucose 1-dehydrogenase, with translation MANDMFNLTGKVALITGGVQGLGYEFARTLAAAGASVIVTSRSEEKADAGAQQLAAESEAETLGIAVDVTQSEQVKEMIEQAVSRFGRLDILVNNAGINVRRAIVEYEESDWDAVLGTNLKAPFLCAKAAAPYMIRQRFGRIINMSSMLGQIALPERSAYCSSKGGLIQLTKVMALEWAPFGITANAVCPGPFATEMNKSVINNPQANQYFLDHLPVKRWGDPQELTGLILYLASDASSFMTGSAITIDGGWTAE, from the coding sequence GTGGCAAACGACATGTTCAATCTTACGGGGAAAGTCGCTCTCATTACAGGCGGCGTGCAAGGACTCGGGTATGAATTCGCCCGGACGCTAGCCGCCGCCGGAGCGAGCGTCATCGTGACGAGCCGCTCCGAAGAGAAGGCTGACGCGGGCGCGCAGCAATTGGCTGCGGAGTCGGAGGCCGAGACGCTCGGAATCGCGGTAGATGTTACGCAATCCGAGCAGGTTAAGGAGATGATAGAGCAGGCCGTCAGCCGCTTTGGCCGCTTGGATATTCTCGTCAACAACGCCGGGATCAACGTGCGCAGAGCGATTGTCGAATATGAGGAGAGCGACTGGGATGCCGTATTGGGCACGAACCTGAAGGCGCCGTTTCTGTGCGCCAAGGCTGCCGCGCCGTATATGATTCGCCAAAGGTTCGGTCGCATTATCAACATGTCGTCCATGCTGGGACAGATCGCGCTTCCGGAACGATCTGCCTACTGCTCGAGCAAGGGCGGCCTGATTCAGTTGACCAAGGTCATGGCGCTGGAATGGGCGCCGTTCGGGATTACCGCCAATGCGGTATGTCCAGGACCATTCGCTACCGAGATGAATAAGAGTGTGATCAATAACCCACAAGCCAATCAATATTTCCTGGATCACCTTCCCGTGAAACGATGGGGCGATCCGCAAGAGCTGACGGGGCTCATCCTGTACTTGGCTTCCGATGCATCCAGCTTCATGACGGGCTCCGCGATAACAATCGATGGCGGTTGGACAGCCGAGTGA
- a CDS encoding SDR family oxidoreductase — protein MARSTGDGRTALVTGGSRGIGRGIALSLAHEGYTLAITHYGDDGPAASTAEEVRLASGKDCFVLPGDLRVLGIVEATVQAAIEVMGRIDVLVNNAGISLFDPVDELSVERLDDTIFLNFRAPLLLMRNVSRHMIRLGIRGSIVNITSSRAERAYPRDAVYGGLKAGLKRASESAAMDLAPYGIRVNCLAPGAILVRERTPRHDKLGEAIPLGRMGLPDDIGRAAAWLVSDAASYVTGTTLRVDGGLIVPGMPEDGVSYWGAHQSNKRRDQEP, from the coding sequence ATGGCGAGAAGCACCGGAGACGGAAGAACCGCTCTCGTAACGGGAGGCAGCCGCGGGATCGGACGCGGCATCGCCCTTTCGTTGGCCCATGAAGGATATACGCTTGCGATTACGCATTACGGGGACGACGGGCCGGCCGCATCGACTGCGGAAGAAGTCCGGCTCGCTTCGGGGAAAGACTGCTTCGTCCTTCCCGGCGATCTCCGCGTCCTCGGCATTGTCGAAGCGACGGTTCAAGCGGCGATAGAGGTGATGGGACGGATCGACGTCCTGGTCAACAATGCCGGCATCAGCCTGTTCGATCCGGTCGATGAGCTATCCGTCGAGCGTCTGGACGACACGATATTCCTGAACTTCCGCGCGCCGCTTCTTCTGATGAGAAACGTATCCCGGCATATGATCCGGCTCGGCATTCGCGGCAGTATTGTCAATATCACGTCGTCCCGCGCGGAGAGAGCCTACCCTCGGGATGCTGTATACGGCGGCTTGAAGGCCGGTTTGAAGAGAGCCTCCGAATCCGCGGCGATGGATCTCGCCCCTTACGGGATCCGGGTCAACTGCCTCGCTCCCGGCGCCATTCTCGTTCGCGAGCGGACGCCGCGTCACGACAAGCTCGGCGAAGCGATTCCGCTCGGCCGAATGGGACTGCCCGATGATATCGGCCGAGCGGCGGCGTGGCTCGTCTCTGACGCCGCGTCCTATGTAACCGGGACGACGCTGCGCGTCGACGGCGGACTGATCGTGCCGGGAATGCCGGAGGACGGAGTCAGTTATTGGGGAGCCCATCAATCGAATAAGAGAAGAGATCAAGAGCCATGA
- a CDS encoding YjhG/YagF family D-xylonate dehydratase — protein MKSGLSYIIGDEDSTMYSLQTHAAGPPGSLPLTDEMLLHAPSGDLFGLSQNVGMGWQADRLNGKQVLILSTQGGLRAEDGTPVALGYHTGHWEVGLLTKEAALEIRALGGIPFAGYVSDPCDGRTQGTTGMFDSLPYRNDAAIVYRRLIRSLPTRNGVIGVATCDKGLPAMMIALAAMHELPCVIVPGGVTLPPTHGEDAAKVQTIGARYAQDQITLQEAADMGCRACATPGGGCQFLGTAGTAQVVAEALGMALPHSALAPSGQPIWLNIARQSARAVHWMTMNGIAMKHILSDASIENAMIVHAAFGGSTNLLLHIPAIAHAAKLRIPDVADWNRVNRSVPRLVSVLPNGPEHHPTVRVFMAGGVPEVMLHLRKLGLLDESVNTAGGDKLSAVLDWWEQSERRFEMKKRLLELDNVQADQVIMSPDQAKRRGLTSTVTFPMGNLAPEGSVIKSTAIDPSVVGADGVYRHTGTVKVFTTERAAVKAIKDGGIAAGDIMALIGRGPSGTGMEETYQLTSALKVLPFGKHVTLITDARFSGVSTGACIGHVGPEGLSGGPIGKLCDGDIVEIEIDLNRLEGTIHFVGIAESRVSPEEGARILAKRTAHPAMAADPQLPDDTRLWAALQAASGGTWRGSIYDVDRILEVLNAGQQVLRQSHPTEAKE, from the coding sequence ATGAAATCGGGCTTATCGTACATAATCGGGGACGAAGATAGCACGATGTACTCGCTTCAGACGCATGCCGCCGGACCTCCGGGATCTTTGCCCCTGACCGACGAGATGCTGCTGCATGCTCCGAGCGGCGATCTGTTCGGGCTCAGCCAGAACGTCGGTATGGGGTGGCAGGCGGACCGGCTGAACGGCAAGCAGGTGCTCATCCTCAGCACGCAGGGCGGCTTGCGCGCCGAGGACGGGACGCCCGTCGCGCTTGGATACCATACCGGCCACTGGGAAGTCGGTCTGCTGACGAAGGAGGCGGCGCTGGAGATCAGAGCCCTTGGCGGCATTCCATTCGCCGGGTATGTCAGCGATCCGTGCGACGGCCGTACGCAAGGCACGACCGGGATGTTCGATTCGCTTCCTTACCGCAACGATGCGGCGATCGTCTACCGACGCTTGATCCGCTCGCTGCCGACCCGTAACGGCGTCATCGGGGTCGCCACTTGCGACAAAGGGCTGCCGGCGATGATGATCGCGCTTGCGGCGATGCACGAGCTGCCCTGCGTTATCGTGCCCGGAGGCGTCACACTGCCCCCGACGCACGGCGAGGATGCGGCGAAGGTTCAGACGATCGGCGCCCGTTATGCGCAGGACCAAATTACGCTGCAGGAAGCGGCGGATATGGGCTGCCGAGCCTGCGCGACGCCCGGAGGCGGCTGCCAATTTCTCGGGACGGCGGGCACAGCCCAGGTCGTCGCCGAAGCGCTCGGCATGGCGCTCCCCCATTCCGCCTTGGCACCGTCGGGGCAGCCGATATGGCTGAACATCGCCCGGCAATCGGCCAGAGCTGTGCATTGGATGACGATGAACGGCATCGCTATGAAGCATATTTTGTCGGATGCATCGATCGAGAATGCAATGATCGTCCATGCCGCGTTTGGCGGATCAACGAACTTGCTGCTTCACATTCCGGCGATCGCTCATGCCGCCAAGCTCCGCATTCCCGATGTCGCCGACTGGAACCGGGTCAACCGCAGCGTCCCGCGTCTTGTCAGCGTGTTGCCGAACGGTCCTGAGCATCATCCGACCGTGCGGGTGTTTATGGCCGGCGGCGTTCCGGAAGTGATGCTGCACCTGCGCAAGCTCGGGCTGCTCGACGAATCGGTGAACACGGCCGGCGGCGATAAGCTGTCCGCTGTGCTGGATTGGTGGGAGCAGTCGGAGCGCAGGTTCGAGATGAAGAAGCGTTTGCTCGAATTGGACAACGTTCAGGCAGACCAGGTCATTATGAGTCCGGATCAGGCTAAACGGAGGGGATTGACCTCGACCGTTACGTTCCCGATGGGGAACCTTGCGCCGGAGGGCTCGGTCATCAAGTCTACGGCGATCGATCCGTCCGTTGTCGGGGCGGACGGCGTATATCGACATACCGGGACGGTAAAAGTGTTCACGACAGAGCGGGCGGCGGTGAAGGCGATCAAGGACGGCGGCATCGCCGCAGGAGACATTATGGCGCTGATCGGAAGAGGGCCGTCCGGCACCGGCATGGAAGAGACATATCAGTTGACGTCGGCGTTAAAGGTGCTGCCGTTCGGCAAGCATGTGACGCTGATAACGGATGCGCGGTTCTCGGGAGTATCCACAGGTGCCTGTATCGGGCACGTAGGGCCCGAGGGGCTTTCCGGAGGCCCGATCGGCAAGCTGTGCGACGGCGATATCGTGGAAATCGAGATCGACCTGAACCGGCTCGAGGGAACGATCCATTTCGTAGGCATCGCAGAGTCCCGGGTCTCTCCCGAAGAAGGAGCACGAATTCTTGCCAAAAGGACCGCCCATCCTGCCATGGCCGCCGATCCGCAGCTTCCGGACGATACGCGCTTGTGGGCGGCGCTGCAGGCCGCAAGCGGCGGCACCTGGCGAGGAAGCATTTACGATGTGGACCGGATACTCGAAGTTTTGAATGCTGGTCAGCAGGTATTGCGGCAAAGCCATCCGACAGAGGCGAAGGAGTGA